The proteins below are encoded in one region of Metabacillus dongyingensis:
- a CDS encoding DUF4166 domain-containing protein has translation MSIYRSVLGDQYKRLHPKLQKRHEVPFTAKGVMRTIKGGPKWLYPFFLAEVRFKILFPEYGKDIPFTIRNTPCTGSNGEEQVHWERIFYFKNKKRYFNALMSLDSKKNLIKDYLGEPKLFYSDLAFHVNDSGQLKIESRCQRLVLLNLEIPMPRMLQGLASVTESYDDERNIFLIKVAVKNPVIGTVFTYEGEFTADEIS, from the coding sequence ATGTCTATTTATAGAAGTGTTTTAGGCGATCAGTATAAACGGCTCCATCCCAAGCTTCAAAAAAGGCATGAGGTTCCCTTTACAGCTAAAGGGGTGATGAGAACAATAAAAGGCGGTCCTAAATGGTTATATCCCTTCTTTTTAGCAGAAGTCCGCTTTAAAATCCTGTTTCCGGAGTATGGGAAAGATATTCCGTTTACGATCAGGAATACACCGTGCACTGGTTCAAACGGAGAAGAACAGGTTCACTGGGAACGGATCTTTTATTTTAAAAATAAAAAAAGGTACTTCAATGCATTAATGAGTCTGGATTCTAAGAAAAACTTGATTAAAGATTACCTGGGTGAGCCGAAACTGTTCTATTCAGATTTAGCTTTCCATGTGAATGATAGCGGGCAATTAAAAATAGAGTCCAGATGTCAGCGGCTTGTTCTATTAAATCTTGAGATTCCCATGCCGAGAATGCTTCAGGGATTGGCCTCGGTTACAGAATCATATGACGATGAAAGAAATATCTTTTTAATAAAGGTTGCAGTCAAAAATCCTGTCATTGGCACTGTTTTTACATATGAAGGAGAGTTTACAGCAGATGAAATTTCGTAG
- a CDS encoding helix-turn-helix domain-containing protein: MYNVTFIVEETAEKDKMAAWIHEELEDSLQTDEGNKIGSLTIAVVEIAKLFDWVKIHRLQKQHHDCIIFPLLDTSMLKTSPIAIELQLQSMLVKPVKKHTFIKSLRKVITSNKNESAVITNYDSIVQQMEQDRGTDARLLPFQEAFLRRLLRAEVKSEEELFAARSYLPDNSVPNAVCFIQGFIHNQSREKAESAPLLIQTVFKELFSQVGQQPSFLAYKKHLLMLIQVPHGFSSIRAWQEGESKLLHGIEVLKNKHGIHLYIGVGSIYREPLLLSNSYREARKARRTPHYNRLSLRYFEEITDHPQINTCTSFIAEHCQSDLTTKIVADQINISVPYFCKLFKKETGRSFVEYVTFVRLQRAVWMLRHTDQTIEQIADELGFNTPNYFSSTFKKYVSITPSEYRLTDEILFV; the protein is encoded by the coding sequence GTGTACAACGTTACATTCATAGTGGAAGAAACAGCAGAAAAAGATAAAATGGCTGCATGGATACATGAAGAATTAGAGGATTCCCTGCAAACAGATGAAGGCAATAAAATCGGTTCTCTTACTATTGCCGTTGTAGAGATTGCCAAGCTATTTGACTGGGTCAAAATTCACCGGCTGCAAAAACAGCACCATGACTGCATCATCTTTCCGCTTCTTGACACATCTATGCTGAAAACATCTCCAATTGCCATCGAACTGCAGCTGCAATCCATGCTTGTAAAACCCGTCAAAAAACATACATTTATTAAAAGCTTAAGAAAAGTGATTACGTCCAATAAAAATGAAAGCGCAGTCATAACAAATTATGATTCGATCGTTCAGCAGATGGAACAGGACCGCGGGACTGATGCCCGTCTCCTTCCTTTTCAAGAAGCTTTCCTGCGCAGACTGCTCCGTGCCGAAGTAAAATCAGAAGAAGAGCTGTTTGCAGCACGGTCCTATCTTCCTGATAACTCAGTCCCAAACGCAGTTTGCTTTATACAGGGATTTATTCACAATCAGAGCAGGGAAAAAGCAGAATCTGCCCCTCTTCTCATTCAGACAGTCTTTAAAGAGCTTTTTTCCCAAGTGGGCCAGCAGCCGTCTTTTCTTGCTTACAAAAAACATTTGCTTATGCTCATCCAGGTTCCGCATGGCTTCTCTTCCATTCGGGCTTGGCAGGAAGGCGAAAGCAAATTGCTCCATGGTATAGAAGTACTGAAAAATAAACATGGCATTCATTTATATATAGGTGTCGGTTCCATTTACAGAGAGCCTTTGCTTTTGTCCAATTCTTACCGGGAAGCACGCAAAGCAAGACGTACTCCGCATTACAACCGGCTCTCCCTTCGCTATTTTGAGGAAATAACCGATCATCCTCAAATCAATACATGTACAAGCTTTATTGCTGAACACTGTCAAAGTGATCTGACGACTAAAATTGTTGCAGATCAAATTAACATCAGTGTCCCTTATTTCTGCAAACTCTTCAAAAAGGAAACCGGACGCAGCTTTGTAGAATATGTAACCTTCGTCAGGCTGCAGCGCGCCGTCTGGATGCTCCGGCATACGGATCAGACAATTGAGCAAATTGCAGATGAACTTGGCTTTAATACCCCGAACTATTTCAGCTCTACCTTTAAAAAATATGTGAGCATTACCCCGAGCGAATATCGTTTGACGGATGAAATTCTGTTCGTATAA
- a CDS encoding DUF2161 domain-containing phosphodiesterase, translated as MKQDKILEKDLYLPIQRYFLKQGFEVYGEVNDCDLAAVKAEELILVELKLRLNVDLLIQAAKRQRYTEQVYIAIPKPSYSLRSKKWKDLCYLVKRLELGLIIVSFRQGKGYAEMKMEPASFDRGKSMKQSKKKRDRILAEIAGRSGDHNVGGVNKTKIMTAYKERCIHIACCLERKGQLSPKILREMGTGDKTLSILNKNYYGWFERVERGTYTLSETGKKGLLMHEALSEYYYTKIED; from the coding sequence ATGAAACAGGATAAAATTTTAGAAAAGGATTTATATCTGCCAATACAAAGATATTTTTTAAAACAGGGATTTGAGGTGTATGGAGAAGTAAATGACTGTGATCTGGCTGCGGTTAAGGCTGAAGAACTGATTTTAGTTGAACTGAAGCTCAGGTTAAACGTAGACTTGCTCATTCAGGCTGCAAAAAGACAGCGGTATACTGAGCAAGTTTATATTGCTATTCCCAAACCATCATACAGTTTGCGTTCAAAAAAATGGAAGGATCTTTGCTACTTGGTGAAGCGGCTGGAGCTCGGTCTGATTATCGTGTCTTTTCGTCAAGGAAAAGGCTATGCTGAAATGAAAATGGAGCCTGCTTCCTTCGATAGAGGTAAAAGTATGAAGCAAAGCAAGAAAAAGAGAGACAGAATACTCGCTGAAATTGCCGGGAGAAGCGGAGATCATAATGTCGGCGGAGTGAACAAAACGAAAATCATGACAGCTTACAAGGAAAGATGCATTCACATTGCCTGCTGCCTCGAGCGGAAAGGTCAGCTCAGTCCTAAAATTCTCCGAGAAATGGGAACGGGCGATAAAACGCTCTCGATCCTAAATAAAAATTACTATGGCTGGTTTGAGAGGGTAGAGAGAGGGACGTATACCTTGAGTGAAACCGGAAAAAAAGGATTGCTGATGCATGAAGCATTGAGTGAGTACTACTATACTAAGATTGAAGATTAG
- a CDS encoding histidine phosphatase family protein, whose product MTKIGIIRHGRTAWNVERRAQGSSDIPLDENGMAEAVKLAERLSSEDWNLIYASPLARAKQTAEYIAAKLGNLPIQFDARLKEVDGGQIEGTTEAERIKKWGADWRELDLGIEKTEAVIKRGQLFFEELIKKHPEKNILIVSHGMFISHFLRQAVPHLEMKDALRNTSISTIVKGEKGWDCDLYNCTRHL is encoded by the coding sequence ATGACGAAAATAGGGATTATCCGACATGGACGCACGGCTTGGAATGTAGAGAGAAGAGCACAAGGGAGCTCAGATATTCCGCTTGATGAAAATGGAATGGCAGAAGCAGTGAAGCTCGCGGAAAGGTTAAGCTCTGAGGACTGGAATCTGATTTATGCAAGTCCGTTAGCAAGGGCAAAACAGACCGCGGAATACATAGCAGCAAAGCTTGGAAATCTGCCTATTCAATTCGATGCAAGACTAAAGGAAGTGGATGGAGGTCAAATCGAAGGAACGACAGAAGCGGAAAGAATAAAGAAATGGGGAGCTGACTGGAGGGAGCTCGATCTTGGAATTGAGAAGACTGAAGCTGTCATCAAAAGAGGTCAGTTGTTTTTTGAAGAATTAATAAAGAAGCACCCTGAAAAAAACATTTTGATTGTCAGTCACGGAATGTTTATCTCCCACTTTTTAAGACAGGCGGTGCCTCATTTAGAAATGAAGGATGCACTGAGAAATACGTCGATCTCGACAATCGTCAAAGGGGAAAAAGGGTGGGATTGCGACTTATATAATTGTACAAGGCATTTGTAA
- a CDS encoding DoxX-like family protein — protein sequence MKRKPIYVEILIGSDMEKLWNATQTPDLHSSWDLRFSSITYLPKKENEPQHFLYKTNIGFGQSVQGWGKSAGTFHAEDGSRTSSLHFGTDQKMSLIKEGKGYWKYKQKQDTLVFLTQYDYKVNFGRLGTFCDGMVFRPLIGWATALSFDVLKRWLEKNEAPASQYLRFFSTWLISFLFFFIWTYHGTVPKLLFQQPEEVSMTQNLLSISVRQASSIVSAVGIAEILFGLLWLLPINKRRLFGVQIMVFPLLSLSAVLAEPANLVHPFSPITFNAALFILSIIGFFQSRDLPTASSCKRKRVGDNDVYL from the coding sequence ATGAAAAGAAAACCAATTTACGTAGAAATACTGATCGGCTCAGACATGGAAAAACTATGGAACGCAACACAAACTCCAGACTTGCATTCGAGCTGGGATTTGCGTTTTTCATCGATTACATACCTTCCGAAAAAAGAGAACGAACCTCAGCATTTTTTATACAAAACCAACATTGGCTTTGGGCAGAGCGTCCAAGGATGGGGAAAAAGTGCAGGGACCTTTCATGCTGAAGATGGATCGAGGACATCTTCCCTTCATTTCGGAACTGATCAAAAAATGTCCCTTATCAAAGAAGGCAAGGGTTACTGGAAGTACAAACAAAAACAAGACACACTTGTTTTTCTGACACAATACGATTATAAAGTGAACTTTGGCCGATTAGGAACGTTCTGTGATGGAATGGTCTTTCGGCCGTTAATCGGCTGGGCAACTGCCTTAAGCTTTGATGTCCTGAAAAGATGGCTTGAAAAGAACGAAGCGCCAGCCTCCCAGTATTTACGCTTTTTTAGTACATGGCTTATTTCTTTTCTTTTCTTTTTTATATGGACCTATCATGGCACAGTGCCTAAATTGCTTTTCCAGCAGCCTGAAGAAGTATCTATGACACAAAACTTGCTGTCCATTTCAGTGAGACAGGCTTCCTCAATCGTATCTGCGGTTGGCATAGCTGAAATTCTATTCGGACTGCTGTGGCTTTTGCCGATTAATAAAAGAAGGTTATTTGGCGTGCAGATCATGGTTTTTCCGCTTCTATCGCTTTCAGCCGTTTTGGCGGAGCCTGCAAACCTGGTTCATCCATTCAGTCCAATTACCTTCAATGCTGCTTTATTCATCCTTTCTATCATTGGATTTTTCCAAAGCCGGGATCTACCGACAGCAAGCAGCTGCAAGAGAAAGAGAGTAGGAGATAACGATGTCTATTTATAG
- a CDS encoding YndJ family protein produces MKFRSIAIIHIVLFLLSVLFHAGPWYFLLLTAAQLVYVPLVLQLVMKKGDWFYKLYPYVSIPGYASVFILQITGENSFDVFFAGVYLFFTIIAAVYGCSRFLSRGFIHFEEFSVDMGLFSLMVGGAWFFAHTADIETGFSPIIRWLTGIHFHYSSFLLPIFAGFLGRIYKPPFYRLSTSILIASPIIVALGITFSVWLELLSVLFYIVGIYGLIYLSFNVPLHQAKWLIRLSFSSLGITILFSLAYALGNAWGDFTVTITFMLTFHGILNCGLFALLGVIGWSIFTPSAPEAAAFPISKVRGKKVIGEKILDKITDKNSAEYDGLVDNMGIYEPHISLKTLSKDIISFYENTNQYRLLAEVKWHNWFKPFAILYRLFSRQVKQINLPVSSKQAEMTGNIYPVKKEHDERESARAWVRKVNGETAFVALYSYHRTNEITYMNIALPLPRSAMIGILELKQNGQNLQLSSKREKPDSDAGVYLAYKQYLFKLPIEEVFQVLEAPRGGLTAKHKMWIFSIPFLTIHYSIVKRYPPPLMEHDR; encoded by the coding sequence ATGAAATTTCGTAGCATAGCTATTATTCACATTGTTTTATTTCTATTATCCGTGCTTTTCCATGCAGGTCCATGGTATTTTCTACTGCTTACAGCAGCACAGCTTGTCTATGTTCCGCTTGTTTTGCAGCTCGTTATGAAAAAAGGGGACTGGTTTTATAAGCTGTATCCTTATGTTTCGATTCCTGGCTATGCATCTGTATTTATCTTGCAAATAACGGGTGAAAACTCATTTGATGTCTTTTTTGCAGGTGTCTATTTGTTCTTTACGATTATCGCAGCAGTTTATGGATGCTCACGTTTTTTAAGCCGGGGTTTTATCCATTTTGAGGAGTTTTCCGTGGATATGGGTCTGTTTTCCTTAATGGTCGGCGGTGCCTGGTTCTTTGCCCATACAGCAGACATTGAAACTGGCTTTTCCCCTATCATCAGGTGGCTTACAGGCATTCACTTTCACTATTCTTCCTTTTTGCTGCCGATTTTTGCAGGGTTTTTGGGGAGAATTTATAAACCTCCATTTTACCGGCTTTCGACTTCCATCCTGATTGCATCGCCAATTATAGTAGCTCTGGGAATTACTTTTTCAGTCTGGCTTGAGCTATTGTCTGTCCTATTTTACATTGTTGGCATTTATGGTTTGATCTATCTCTCATTTAATGTGCCGCTTCATCAAGCGAAATGGCTGATCAGACTGTCCTTTTCATCTCTTGGGATCACGATTCTTTTTTCTTTGGCTTATGCCCTGGGAAATGCATGGGGAGATTTCACCGTAACCATTACCTTTATGCTTACTTTTCATGGCATCCTGAATTGCGGCTTATTTGCTTTACTTGGGGTGATTGGATGGTCCATTTTCACGCCTTCTGCCCCAGAGGCTGCGGCCTTTCCAATCAGCAAAGTCAGAGGAAAAAAAGTGATTGGCGAAAAAATACTGGATAAGATTACAGACAAGAATTCAGCTGAATACGATGGACTGGTAGATAATATGGGAATCTATGAACCTCACATTTCTCTGAAAACACTGTCTAAAGACATTATCAGCTTTTATGAAAATACGAATCAATACCGCCTGCTTGCAGAGGTGAAATGGCACAACTGGTTCAAGCCATTCGCAATCCTCTACCGACTATTCAGCCGGCAAGTGAAACAAATTAATCTGCCGGTATCAAGCAAGCAGGCTGAAATGACCGGAAACATCTATCCGGTAAAAAAAGAACACGATGAGAGAGAATCTGCCCGGGCATGGGTGAGGAAAGTAAATGGCGAAACTGCCTTTGTAGCCCTCTATTCGTATCACAGAACAAATGAAATAACCTATATGAACATTGCGCTTCCTCTCCCCCGCTCAGCTATGATTGGGATACTGGAACTCAAGCAGAATGGGCAGAACCTTCAGCTTTCCAGCAAAAGAGAGAAGCCTGATTCAGATGCGGGTGTCTACTTAGCTTACAAACAGTATCTTTTTAAGCTCCCAATTGAAGAAGTTTTTCAAGTTTTGGAAGCACCGCGGGGGGGTTTGACCGCCAAGCATAAAATGTGGATTTTTTCGATTCCCTTTTTAACCATTCATTATTCAATAGTAAAAAGATACCCGCCTCCGTTAATGGAACATGATCGCTGA
- a CDS encoding cation acetate symporter, whose product MMAALFEPKMLLTIFLMGTIVYITYLSKRNTTASDFFVGGRSFGWFTNGSAIGGDYLSAATFLGIAGLTFQLGYDGAYYAFCFSIGLTLLAIFVAGPLRRFGAYTVADFLGYRFHSKRARLAAVAVVLAISGFYAAPQLLGAAQILSMFFGTSYEFGIIFTCSVMIFYVGIGGMKGTTLNQALELWIRLGAFILMVVAAIYGGLYYERILASVTEFTGTIAGTATFAPDGKDVVHDGQTWIGTGNYFPSFWQTISMTIGLALGTIGLPHILLRFYTNPSAKAARKSALMAILIASVFFFFAVYLGAVGRSIFLSGSADPQVMKDLVAGGNNMVIPSTAQALGGEWLLGLVIAGAFAAVFSNLSGLFIASSGALAHDLYATFLRKNITQKERVIAGKVSILVLGVLYGALGLLVKEASIGHLVALAFTVAASTFTPIFILGIWWRGMTEKGAIAGLVLGLLSSMYMIFFPTTLPEFLQFRVPGLITVPIGFLSVYIVSKLDRKVPSDVNDFMRKVHSKESEIA is encoded by the coding sequence CTGATGGCTGCTTTATTCGAACCAAAAATGCTGCTCACCATTTTTCTGATGGGAACGATTGTCTACATTACGTATCTTTCAAAGCGGAACACAACGGCTTCTGACTTTTTTGTAGGCGGCCGGAGCTTCGGATGGTTTACAAATGGATCTGCCATCGGAGGGGATTATTTAAGTGCTGCCACATTCCTCGGGATTGCAGGCCTGACGTTTCAGCTTGGCTATGATGGAGCCTATTATGCTTTTTGCTTCTCTATCGGATTGACCCTTCTGGCAATCTTTGTTGCGGGACCGCTGCGCAGATTTGGTGCCTATACGGTTGCGGATTTTCTTGGCTACCGCTTTCACAGCAAACGGGCCCGACTGGCCGCGGTTGCCGTCGTATTGGCTATTTCAGGTTTCTATGCTGCACCGCAATTATTGGGAGCGGCACAAATTTTAAGCATGTTCTTTGGTACAAGCTATGAATTTGGAATTATTTTTACTTGCAGTGTCATGATCTTCTATGTTGGAATCGGCGGAATGAAAGGAACTACTTTAAACCAGGCGCTCGAATTATGGATTCGACTTGGCGCATTTATTTTAATGGTAGTAGCGGCCATTTACGGCGGTTTATATTATGAAAGAATTCTTGCATCCGTTACAGAATTTACAGGAACCATTGCCGGAACTGCAACGTTTGCCCCTGACGGAAAAGACGTTGTTCATGACGGTCAAACTTGGATTGGCACCGGAAACTACTTTCCTTCCTTCTGGCAGACTATTTCCATGACAATCGGACTTGCGTTAGGTACGATTGGTCTTCCGCATATTCTATTGCGCTTTTATACAAACCCAAGTGCAAAGGCCGCTCGTAAATCAGCTCTTATGGCGATCCTAATTGCAAGCGTTTTCTTTTTCTTCGCGGTTTACCTTGGAGCAGTTGGCAGATCTATTTTCTTAAGCGGTTCAGCGGATCCTCAAGTGATGAAAGATCTTGTAGCCGGTGGAAACAACATGGTCATTCCTTCAACTGCACAGGCTCTAGGCGGAGAATGGCTGCTTGGGCTTGTTATTGCAGGCGCATTTGCAGCAGTATTCTCAAACTTGTCCGGATTATTTATCGCAAGCTCTGGTGCTTTGGCACATGATTTATATGCTACTTTTTTAAGAAAAAATATCACTCAAAAAGAACGCGTTATAGCAGGTAAGGTCTCAATTCTCGTTTTAGGCGTTCTATATGGAGCTCTTGGTCTTCTTGTAAAAGAAGCATCAATTGGTCACCTTGTTGCACTGGCCTTTACTGTTGCTGCAAGTACATTTACACCTATCTTCATCCTCGGTATCTGGTGGAGAGGCATGACAGAAAAAGGGGCAATTGCAGGACTGGTTCTCGGGCTGCTTTCTTCCATGTATATGATTTTCTTCCCGACGACACTGCCTGAATTCCTTCAATTCAGAGTACCTGGACTGATTACCGTTCCAATCGGATTCCTGTCTGTTTACATTGTATCGAAACTTGACCGTAAAGTTCCATCTGATGTAAACGACTTTATGAGAAAAGTGCATTCGAAAGAATCTGAGATTGCTTAA
- a CDS encoding helix-turn-helix transcriptional regulator encodes MSKFQRLFSILFYINRNRKVTADELSNEFGVSVRTIQRDLAELEQWGMPLYSKQGPHGGYTVLKNNILPPLFFTEDEGLALYFSYEHLMHYQTLPFQTEIKAASDKLYLSFNDAIKKKINEIKNHISFWTPPQKVSAPFLNDVLVSAVSQKQIEIEYEGKKGKAFRKILPYGIYASKGLWYCPAYDYSHQEDRLFRVDRICGIKFMDAEVSIRTNLSEWVSKMEEREQIPFKVQLTKNGVRECKSIPSLADHITLHNDGTGSISSKIPIDEINYMARYFYLLGGDAFVEEPQELIEVILSHARAMLDRYNH; translated from the coding sequence ATGTCAAAATTTCAGCGATTATTCAGTATCCTGTTCTACATAAACCGGAACAGAAAAGTAACGGCAGACGAATTATCTAATGAGTTTGGAGTATCTGTCCGCACTATCCAGCGTGATTTGGCCGAGCTTGAACAATGGGGCATGCCTCTATATAGTAAACAAGGACCTCACGGGGGGTACACTGTTTTGAAAAATAACATTCTTCCGCCGCTTTTCTTTACTGAAGACGAAGGACTGGCTTTATATTTTTCATATGAGCACCTGATGCACTACCAAACCCTGCCGTTTCAAACTGAAATTAAGGCCGCTTCCGATAAACTATATTTATCATTTAATGACGCAATCAAAAAGAAAATAAACGAAATAAAGAATCACATTTCCTTTTGGACTCCTCCTCAGAAAGTTTCCGCGCCTTTTTTAAATGATGTTCTCGTCAGCGCCGTCAGCCAAAAGCAGATCGAGATAGAATATGAGGGAAAAAAAGGAAAAGCCTTTCGCAAAATTCTTCCATATGGCATTTATGCATCTAAAGGGTTATGGTATTGTCCAGCCTATGACTACAGCCATCAGGAAGACCGATTATTCAGAGTGGACCGAATCTGCGGCATTAAGTTCATGGATGCAGAAGTATCTATAAGAACGAACCTGTCAGAATGGGTTTCTAAAATGGAAGAGCGGGAACAGATTCCTTTTAAGGTTCAATTGACCAAAAATGGAGTGAGGGAATGCAAGAGCATACCATCCCTTGCTGATCATATCACTCTGCATAATGATGGAACAGGCAGCATCTCTTCCAAAATCCCTATTGATGAAATCAACTATATGGCGAGATACTTTTATTTGCTTGGAGGGGATGCTTTCGTAGAAGAACCGCAGGAACTGATAGAGGTGATATTATCACATGCGCGTGCCATGCTGGATCGGTATAACCAT
- a CDS encoding AraC family transcriptional regulator, with protein MDTYHRIQNAIEYIETNLFEDLKIHHVASQAFFSPFHFQRMFQAISGFTVQEYIRNRRLSEAAVLLKKDIPILQIALDCQYGSQESFTRSFSAFAGIPPSKYRKSQISLKLQPKMNFLDFKQRIRGEFQVNKPQIVNLSPIHIIGCEYKTNLNNDAHYEEIPGFYHDFGMNEYYMKIADKLAPGMAYGIACSFKDDGGFSFIIGEEAKESNAILHEPLIHFKIPEGKYAEFKVNGSADSVQNNRRYIYGTWLPQSNFERREGPDFEVTDVLGSSYPDKMKINIYIPVY; from the coding sequence ATGGATACGTATCATCGGATTCAAAATGCAATTGAGTATATTGAAACAAATCTCTTTGAAGATTTAAAGATTCACCACGTTGCATCTCAGGCTTTTTTCTCTCCGTTTCACTTTCAGAGAATGTTTCAGGCAATTTCAGGATTTACTGTTCAAGAATATATTCGAAACAGAAGGCTGTCTGAAGCAGCTGTTCTTCTGAAAAAAGACATACCTATATTACAAATAGCACTCGATTGCCAATATGGCTCGCAAGAATCGTTTACAAGATCATTCTCTGCTTTCGCAGGAATACCGCCATCTAAGTACCGTAAATCACAGATATCCCTAAAGCTGCAGCCTAAAATGAATTTTCTGGATTTCAAGCAAAGGATTAGAGGTGAATTTCAAGTGAACAAGCCTCAGATTGTGAACCTTTCACCTATTCATATCATCGGATGTGAATACAAAACAAACTTAAACAATGATGCCCATTATGAAGAAATACCAGGATTCTATCATGATTTCGGCATGAATGAATACTATATGAAAATAGCAGATAAACTCGCGCCGGGCATGGCCTACGGTATCGCCTGCAGCTTTAAAGATGATGGAGGTTTTTCATTTATCATTGGTGAGGAAGCAAAAGAATCAAATGCTATATTACATGAGCCCCTTATTCATTTTAAAATTCCTGAAGGGAAATACGCGGAATTCAAAGTGAACGGCTCCGCCGACTCGGTTCAAAATAACCGCAGGTACATATACGGCACTTGGCTGCCTCAATCCAATTTTGAACGGAGAGAGGGACCGGATTTTGAGGTAACGGATGTACTGGGCTCAAGCTACCCTGACAAAATGAAGATAAATATTTATATTCCTGTTTATTAA
- a CDS encoding dihydrofolate reductase family protein, with protein sequence MGKKTYDHVLVLTNNQYPYEGKTSYVFTRKETSTNSDIHFTNEDPVSLAGKLKSQQGKDIWLVGGAGLLDSFMKKNLVDEYIITTAPIILGDGIPLFKTNNPEIRLKLKSTRKFREFVQNHYVNV encoded by the coding sequence ATGGGGAAAAAAACGTATGACCATGTTCTTGTTTTAACCAATAATCAGTATCCGTATGAAGGAAAAACCAGCTATGTATTTACAAGAAAAGAAACCAGCACAAATTCAGATATTCATTTTACAAATGAAGACCCTGTTTCGTTAGCTGGAAAATTAAAATCACAGCAAGGCAAAGACATATGGCTTGTTGGAGGAGCCGGACTATTGGACAGCTTTATGAAAAAAAATTTGGTCGATGAGTACATCATCACGACTGCCCCAATTATTTTAGGTGATGGCATTCCGCTGTTTAAGACAAATAATCCTGAAATCAGGCTAAAGCTGAAGAGCACCAGAAAGTTTAGGGAATTTGTACAGAATCATTATGTGAATGTCTGA
- a CDS encoding AraC family transcriptional regulator — translation MTWIRSIQKAIDYMEEHLLEDISIEQIAKEANASAFHFQRTFTILTDISVGEYLRRRRLTLAAQELANSRSKVIDLAYKYGYDTPESFTKAFRRQHGISPSDARKSTCKLKFYSRLTIQVSLKGADPLNYKVAERKGFDAVGIKREFSCENEENLIGIPKLWNEVNQDGTNEQLMNLNNGEIKGVMGICVAGSNKMMDYWVAAEYDGEPPEGLSKLTIPAAKWVVFEVHGPMPEAMQNAWKQIFSEWFPTSGYEHAGTPDLEVYSNDDPFSSDYYSEIWIPVKA, via the coding sequence ATGACATGGATTAGGTCAATACAGAAGGCGATTGACTATATGGAAGAACATTTGCTTGAAGATATTTCAATTGAACAGATTGCTAAAGAGGCAAATGCTTCAGCCTTTCATTTTCAGCGGACGTTTACCATCTTAACGGACATTTCTGTTGGGGAATATCTCCGGCGCAGACGTTTAACATTAGCCGCCCAGGAACTTGCAAACAGCCGCTCTAAAGTGATTGATCTTGCCTATAAGTATGGCTATGACACTCCCGAATCGTTTACAAAGGCTTTCAGGCGGCAGCACGGGATTTCACCTAGTGATGCCAGAAAAAGCACGTGTAAACTAAAATTCTACAGCCGCCTGACCATTCAGGTGAGTTTGAAAGGGGCAGATCCATTGAATTACAAAGTGGCAGAACGAAAAGGGTTTGATGCAGTCGGGATTAAACGTGAGTTTTCTTGTGAGAATGAGGAAAATCTGATTGGAATTCCTAAGCTTTGGAATGAAGTAAATCAGGATGGAACCAATGAGCAGCTGATGAATCTGAACAATGGAGAAATTAAAGGCGTGATGGGAATTTGTGTAGCAGGCAGCAACAAGATGATGGATTATTGGGTAGCTGCAGAGTATGACGGTGAACCGCCTGAAGGCCTGTCAAAGCTTACAATTCCAGCGGCAAAATGGGTTGTATTTGAAGTTCATGGCCCTATGCCGGAAGCGATGCAAAATGCGTGGAAGCAAATTTTCTCAGAATGGTTCCCGACGAGCGGATATGAGCATGCCGGCACACCTGATTTAGAAGTGTATTCAAATGATGATCCATTTAGTTCAGACTATTATTCAGAGATTTGGATTCCGGTTAAAGCATAA